The genomic interval AACCATCGGGCAGCGCCTCGAAATCGCTGCCGCGCACCGTCGCCGCATCGTCGAAACCGAAGGTGACGACATTGTCGGCCGACAGCAGCGGTGCCGATTCCGGATCGTCGGCATTCACGACCGCGACCCGCGCTCGGCCCGCGAAGTCGCCGAACAGGCCGTGCAATTCGGCGAGGCTCTTATGATCGAGGCTGATGTTGGTCACGACCGCGACGTGGGGCCGGTAAAGCGCGATTGACCCGTCGCTCTCATCGACCTCGCTGATATAGATGGCCGCGTCGCCGACCAGCGCGCTCGCGAACGGCATGTCGGCGCTCGCGAAATTGCGCATCACCGCGCCGTTCATCACGGTCGGTTCCCGCCCCGCGCTTTCGAGAATCCAGCCGATCATCCCGGTGACGGTCGACTTGCCGCTCGTGCCGCCGACGCCGACCGCCTTGTCCGCCGCGTTGAACAGCGCCGCGTTGAGCTCGGCGCGCGTCATCCGCGCGAGACCGAGCGCGTTCGCCGCGGCGACATCGGGCACGCTGCTCTCGATCGCGGCCGAAGCGACGAGGATCTGACCGGCCTTGGGTCCGCTGCCGTCCTGCGGGAAAAAGGCGATGCCCTGTCCTTCGAGCCAGGCGAATTTTTCGGGCGTCCGGCCCTGGTCGCGGCTGCGGTCCGATCCCGAAACCGCCGCGCCGCGCGCCGCGACAATCATCGCGAGCGGCAACATGCCCGATCCGCCGATGCCGCAGAAGAAA from uncultured Sphingopyxis sp. carries:
- a CDS encoding Mur ligase family protein, translating into MSENKSYFFCGIGGSGMLPLAMIVAARGAAVSGSDRSRDQGRTPEKFAWLEGQGIAFFPQDGSGPKAGQILVASAAIESSVPDVAAANALGLARMTRAELNAALFNAADKAVGVGGTSGKSTVTGMIGWILESAGREPTVMNGAVMRNFASADMPFASALVGDAAIYISEVDESDGSIALYRPHVAVVTNISLDHKSLAELHGLFGDFAGRARVAVVNADDPESAPLLSADNVVTFGFDDAATVRGSDFEALPDGCRFGVHAGGTTYQVKLRMPGRHNAANALAAIAAAHAAGATVAQAVEALADFAGLARRYEVLGQANGVTVIDDFAHNPDKVAATLAAVAELPGRALLFFQPHGYGPLRQMGKELAASFASGMREGDKLYVCDPVYFGGTVDRSIGSEALVADIVAGGGDAVHMTTRANCGAAMLDEAKPGDRILILGARDDTLTEFGRDLLEKLG